The following are from one region of the Streptococcus sp. 1643 genome:
- a CDS encoding YSIRK-type signal peptide-containing protein, with translation MKSKQQDFRTEKYIRYGIRKYSFGAASVAIAAGLMMFLGNGAVSAAEVQGADATVATTTPVATKDSESTITAEKSEAKVSEKVVETKKVDKTALTKKVVELEAKIASAKKADATAIATANEVLTAAKAVLANETAKQADIDAEHAKVEALITVVVESDEAGKQVEETAATTAVKPVATTATEKAVEESKKVLEQVTSEAEVTNVLADEAVRKNKLEAENKAAIEAAIANNNEVIAEAKKVLVTDSVTARQGNEQLSRLNESILAVYNELKKAGIGKDGNFGVALAAQDFYAEEGSNTTHASETNASNHTGKDTYTIPVQEIKLITGTDATGLEIEVYSNQRTGEDTNAGNGMHTEQGGKTGHNNKGRVDYPLTPDAAKKLAEEAPLWRNKLRADGSRISNAATSIYSANGGYEYLATEIYGYGYEHGVDRVYIKGLKDRIAVSENAKQAGWSLTSVTPTNLVPGLTYDSETDTIQGKVIADIENGVYDLRFNITATNTDGRTVTFQIQNLRAGWVGWQDSTPPKIKSDSERYDRKVGDDANVNIQFYDESGASATPANSRGTYNYTTVEGKVVRVPQRFSRAVTGVSGYNTIGEQLDDSKVLIPGTSYSVANSTSDEQAADQTNMGRGIISGKLTEAGIYTVSVFAKDYDKLANNNVWNQSGQEAHATVTLVVKPKVEVQNVETYSTVVPVKISKGASSAKVTMPDGTVTNLKAVNGKWLVDSASTNTAVSENQELGIVDSDTVFNIPVTSEATAKVGVDNIKVEASAENVKGTFLREQVELNGTDGQKHTATFNKATGHWELPGDYAESKTLNGDGTTRWTKRQVYTEAQQDGGMKFYIYEYIRQLDSTGKVTSVETPTRPETIYVSKNTNQVGDGMSVTVTYDKHSNTWASSDGTEVTATKLENDSWEVHTKSGFGGIIRGTIATNTDVATVVNTKPTATSQDYTSTKGTAVDLRNEAKAAVTISDAEDTKYGKTTYITRITVTSPSGVQKVYDTKQDANNYNLASGYTLSEVGVYTVTVDVIDSNGNYTTDATIGGTESGVDHGAGSSTATTTYHITVTDTIEGHNVTSTDIQGATQKETPIFTSVGDGSPVKPSASSPAKLVDPKTGGFVDTLTIDGQGTYSINNETGEVTFVPLKTFTGTAIPVTVSLTAKLGKDANDTDITATATAMYTPTVIPVKPTSTDDESEGPKGQTQNGTPTFTGGKVEVNGVEKTVEIDENVKPTFDDGTTKKVVPGEGTYTIDENGVVTFTPEKDFVGKASGVTVKRVDKNGTEITAKYTPTVRPITSFVDTEGNTLIPTEDGEQPKKDIPGYRFVETKKLPNGDTEHVYEKVKTSHKDKEGNEIPGHPTEDGEQPKKDIPGYRFVETKKLPNGDTEHVYEKVKTSHKDKEGNDIPGHPTEEGEQPKKDIPGYRFIETKKLPNGDTEHVYEKVKTSHKDKEGNDIPGHPTEEGEQPKKDIPGYRFIETKKLPNGDTEHVYEKVKTSHKDKEGNDIPGHPTEDGEQPKKDIPGYRFVETKKLPNGDTEHVYEKVKTSHKDKEGNDIPGHPTEEGEQPKKDIPGYRFIETKKLPNGDTEHVYEKVKTSHKDKEGNDIPGHPSEDGEQPKKDIPGYRFVETKKLPNGDTEHVYEKVKTSHKDKEGNEIPGHPTEDGEQPKKDIPGYRFVETKKLPNGDTEHVYEKVKTSHKDKEGNDIPGYPSEDGEQPKKDIPGYRFVETKKLPNGDTEHVYEKVKTSHKDKEGNDIPGHPSEDGEQPKKDIPGYRFVETKKLPNGDTEHVYEKVVTAPQQKPTEQSPTTKATKELPNTGTEDHAALAALGVLGLMSGFGLVSRKKKED, from the coding sequence ATGAAGAGTAAGCAACAGGATTTTAGAACGGAGAAGTACATTCGTTATGGCATTCGGAAGTACAGCTTTGGGGCAGCGTCGGTGGCAATTGCGGCCGGTTTGATGATGTTCCTAGGTAATGGTGCGGTATCGGCAGCGGAAGTACAAGGTGCAGATGCAACAGTGGCAACGACAACACCAGTAGCAACAAAGGATTCGGAGTCAACTATAACGGCGGAGAAATCTGAAGCTAAGGTGTCAGAAAAAGTAGTAGAGACTAAAAAAGTTGATAAGACTGCTCTGACTAAAAAAGTAGTTGAGTTAGAAGCGAAGATTGCATCTGCAAAGAAAGCTGATGCAACAGCGATAGCTACTGCAAATGAAGTATTGACTGCGGCAAAGGCAGTTCTTGCAAACGAAACTGCAAAACAGGCTGATATCGATGCAGAGCATGCTAAAGTTGAAGCTTTGATTACAGTTGTAGTTGAGTCAGACGAAGCTGGGAAACAAGTTGAGGAAACAGCAGCAACTACAGCAGTCAAACCAGTGGCGACCACTGCTACAGAAAAAGCTGTAGAAGAATCTAAAAAGGTTTTGGAACAGGTCACGTCAGAAGCGGAAGTGACAAATGTTCTTGCAGATGAAGCAGTCCGGAAAAATAAGCTTGAGGCTGAAAACAAAGCGGCAATTGAGGCAGCGATAGCTAATAATAATGAAGTTATTGCGGAAGCTAAAAAAGTGTTAGTTACGGATAGCGTTACAGCTAGACAAGGCAATGAACAATTGTCACGTTTGAACGAGTCAATTCTTGCAGTATATAATGAACTAAAAAAAGCAGGAATCGGAAAAGATGGAAACTTTGGAGTCGCTTTGGCTGCTCAAGATTTCTATGCCGAAGAGGGTTCTAACACAACTCATGCATCAGAAACAAACGCTTCAAATCATACTGGTAAAGATACCTATACAATTCCGGTACAAGAAATTAAATTAATTACGGGTACTGATGCTACAGGGCTAGAGATTGAAGTCTATTCTAATCAACGGACTGGTGAAGATACCAATGCTGGAAATGGGATGCATACAGAACAAGGCGGAAAAACTGGTCATAACAACAAAGGACGTGTAGACTATCCATTAACCCCTGATGCCGCTAAAAAGTTAGCTGAAGAAGCACCACTTTGGAGAAATAAACTCCGTGCGGATGGGTCAAGAATTTCAAACGCTGCGACGTCAATATACTCTGCTAACGGTGGTTATGAATACCTAGCTACAGAAATTTATGGCTATGGGTATGAACACGGAGTTGACAGAGTTTATATTAAAGGTTTGAAAGATCGTATCGCTGTTTCTGAAAATGCTAAGCAAGCTGGTTGGAGTCTTACCTCTGTAACCCCAACTAACCTTGTGCCGGGATTGACATACGATTCAGAAACAGACACAATTCAAGGAAAAGTTATAGCGGATATTGAAAATGGAGTTTATGATTTACGATTTAATATTACTGCGACCAATACAGATGGTCGAACAGTAACTTTCCAAATTCAGAATCTTCGTGCTGGTTGGGTCGGGTGGCAAGATAGCACACCTCCTAAAATAAAGTCAGACTCTGAGCGTTATGATCGTAAAGTAGGTGATGATGCTAATGTAAACATTCAATTCTATGACGAATCAGGTGCTAGTGCAACACCAGCAAATAGTCGAGGAACTTATAACTACACGACGGTTGAAGGAAAAGTTGTAAGAGTGCCTCAAAGATTTTCTAGAGCAGTGACAGGAGTTTCAGGATATAACACCATTGGTGAACAATTAGATGATTCTAAAGTCCTAATTCCAGGTACTAGCTATAGTGTTGCAAACAGTACTTCTGATGAGCAAGCTGCTGATCAAACGAATATGGGGAGAGGAATCATTTCTGGAAAATTAACTGAAGCAGGAATTTACACAGTCTCCGTATTTGCAAAAGATTATGATAAATTGGCTAATAATAATGTCTGGAACCAATCTGGACAAGAAGCACATGCTACTGTAACATTAGTCGTGAAACCAAAGGTTGAGGTTCAAAACGTTGAAACTTACTCAACAGTTGTACCAGTAAAAATTTCTAAAGGTGCATCAAGTGCTAAGGTAACAATGCCTGATGGTACTGTAACCAATCTAAAAGCAGTTAATGGCAAATGGCTCGTAGACAGTGCTTCAACCAACACAGCTGTTTCTGAAAATCAAGAATTAGGTATTGTAGATTCCGATACAGTCTTTAATATTCCTGTGACATCAGAGGCAACTGCCAAAGTTGGTGTTGATAATATCAAAGTAGAAGCATCTGCTGAAAATGTTAAGGGAACTTTCTTACGTGAACAAGTTGAGTTAAATGGAACGGATGGGCAAAAACATACTGCTACTTTTAATAAGGCTACCGGACACTGGGAGTTACCTGGCGACTATGCTGAAAGTAAAACACTGAATGGTGATGGTACGACAAGATGGACTAAACGTCAAGTGTACACAGAAGCTCAGCAAGACGGTGGTATGAAATTTTATATCTATGAGTACATTCGACAGCTTGATAGCACTGGGAAAGTGACAAGTGTAGAAACGCCAACTCGTCCAGAAACGATTTATGTTTCTAAGAATACTAATCAGGTAGGAGATGGAATGTCAGTAACTGTCACTTACGATAAACATTCAAATACCTGGGCGTCATCTGATGGAACTGAAGTGACTGCTACTAAGCTTGAAAATGACTCTTGGGAAGTTCATACTAAGTCAGGGTTTGGTGGTATTATTAGAGGGACGATTGCAACAAATACTGATGTGGCAACTGTAGTAAATACAAAACCAACAGCAACTTCACAAGATTATACTTCTACTAAAGGAACTGCGGTAGATCTCCGTAATGAAGCAAAAGCTGCAGTGACAATCTCTGATGCAGAAGATACTAAGTACGGAAAAACAACTTACATTACTCGTATTACAGTAACATCTCCTTCAGGAGTTCAGAAGGTTTATGACACTAAACAAGATGCAAACAACTATAATCTTGCTAGTGGTTATACACTGAGTGAAGTGGGAGTCTATACAGTAACAGTTGACGTTATTGATAGTAATGGCAATTACACAACAGATGCTACAATAGGTGGAACTGAATCTGGTGTGGATCATGGGGCTGGCTCATCAACTGCTACAACAACCTACCATATTACAGTAACTGATACGATTGAAGGACATAATGTGACTTCGACTGATATTCAAGGTGCTACTCAAAAAGAAACTCCAATCTTTACATCTGTTGGAGATGGATCACCAGTAAAACCAAGTGCTTCTTCGCCTGCTAAGTTAGTAGATCCAAAAACAGGTGGATTTGTTGATACTCTAACAATTGATGGTCAGGGTACCTACTCAATTAATAATGAAACAGGTGAAGTAACTTTTGTTCCATTGAAGACATTTACCGGTACAGCTATACCTGTCACAGTTTCACTTACTGCAAAATTAGGAAAAGATGCTAATGATACGGATATTACAGCAACTGCTACAGCAATGTATACTCCAACTGTAATACCTGTTAAACCAACTTCTACAGATGATGAGTCTGAAGGACCTAAAGGACAAACACAAAACGGTACACCAACTTTTACTGGTGGTAAAGTTGAAGTAAACGGTGTAGAGAAGACTGTTGAAATTGATGAAAATGTTAAACCAACCTTTGATGATGGCACAACTAAGAAAGTTGTTCCGGGAGAAGGAACTTATACCATTGATGAAAATGGTGTGGTAACTTTCACACCAGAAAAAGACTTTGTTGGGAAGGCTTCAGGAGTTACAGTCAAACGAGTTGATAAGAACGGAACAGAAATAACTGCAAAATACACACCAACTGTACGTCCAATTACTTCATTTGTAGATACTGAGGGGAATACATTAATTCCAACCGAAGACGGTGAACAACCTAAGAAAGATATTCCAGGTTACCGCTTCGTAGAGACTAAGAAACTTCCAAACGGCGACACAGAACATGTTTATGAGAAGGTGAAGACTAGTCATAAGGATAAGGAAGGGAACGAAATTCCAGGACATCCAACCGAAGACGGTGAACAGCCTAAGAAAGATATTCCAGGCTACCGCTTCGTAGAGACTAAGAAACTTCCAAACGGCGACACAGAACACGTTTATGAGAAGGTTAAGACTAGTCATAAGGATAAGGAAGGGAATGACATTCCAGGTCATCCAACCGAAGAGGGTGAACAACCTAAGAAGGATATTCCAGGCTACCGCTTCATAGAGACCAAGAAACTTCCAAACGGTGACACAGAACACGTTTATGAGAAGGTGAAGACTAGTCATAAGGATAAGGAAGGGAATGACATTCCAGGTCATCCAACCGAAGAGGGTGAACAACCTAAGAAGGATATTCCAGGCTACCGCTTCATAGAGACCAAGAAACTTCCAAACGGTGACACAGAACACGTTTATGAGAAGGTGAAGACCAGTCACAAGGATAAGGAAGGCAATGACATTCCAGGCCACCCAACCGAAGACGGTGAACAACCTAAGAAAGATATTCCAGGCTACCGCTTCGTAGAGACTAAGAAACTTCCAAACGGCGACACAGAACACGTTTATGAGAAGGTGAAGACTAGTCATAAGGATAAGGAAGGGAATGACATTCCAGGTCATCCAACCGAAGAGGGTGAACAACCTAAGAAGGATATTCCAGGCTACCGCTTCATAGAGACCAAGAAACTTCCAAACGGTGACACAGAACACGTTTATGAGAAGGTGAAGACCAGTCATAAGGATAAGGAAGGCAATGACATTCCAGGACATCCAAGCGAAGACGGTGAACAACCTAAGAAAGATATTCCAGGCTACCGCTTCGTAGAGACTAAGAAACTTCCAAACGGCGACACAGAACACGTTTATGAGAAGGTTAAGACTAGTCATAAGGATAAGGAAGGCAATGAAATTCCAGGCCACCCAACCGAAGACGGTGAACAACCTAAGAAAGATATTCCAGGCTACCGCTTCGTAGAGACTAAGAAACTTCCAAACGGCGACACAGAACATGTCTACGAAAAAGTGAAGACCAGTCACAAGGATAAGGAAGGCAATGACATTCCAGGTTATCCAAGCGAAGACGGTGAACAACCTAAGAAAGATATTCCAGGCTACCGCTTCGTAGAGACTAAGAAACTTCCAAACGGCGACACAGAACACGTTTATGAGAAGGTTAAGACTAGTCATAAGGATAAGGAAGGCAATGACATTCCAGGACATCCAAGCGAAGACGGTGAACAACCTAAGAAAGATATTCCAGGTTACCGCTTCGTAGAGACTAAGAAACTTCCAAACGGCGACACAGAACATGTCTACGAAAAAGTTGTTACTGCCCCTCAACAAAAACCGACTGAGCAATCTCCAACTACTAAAGCAACCAAAGAATTACCTAATACTGGTACGGAAGATCATGCAGCTTTGGCAGCTCTAGGAGTACTTGGTTTGATGAGCGGATTTGGACTTGTGTCTCGCAAGAAAAAAGAAGACTAA
- a CDS encoding MBL fold metallo-hydrolase: MKIHKTVNPVAYENTYYIEGDQHLIVIDPGSHWEAIRKTIEKINKPVCAILLTHTHYDHIMSLDLVRETFGNPPVYVAESEASWLYTPVDNLSGLPRHDDMADVIAKPAEHTFAFHEEYQLKEFRFTVLPTPGHSIGGVSIVFPDAHLVLTGDALFRETIGRTDLPTGSTEQLLHSIQTQLFTLPNYDVYPGHGPATTIAHEKTFNPFF, encoded by the coding sequence ATGAAAATCCATAAAACCGTGAATCCCGTTGCCTATGAAAACACCTACTACATAGAGGGAGACCAACACCTGATTGTAATCGACCCTGGTAGCCATTGGGAAGCTATTCGAAAGACTATTGAGAAAATCAACAAACCAGTCTGCGCGATTCTCCTGACCCACACCCACTACGACCATATTATGAGTCTGGACTTAGTTCGCGAGACTTTTGGAAATCCTCCAGTTTATGTAGCAGAGAGTGAAGCTAGCTGGCTTTATACACCTGTAGATAATCTCTCTGGTCTCCCTCGTCACGACGATATGGCAGATGTGATCGCAAAACCAGCAGAACACACCTTTGCCTTTCATGAAGAATACCAGCTTAAGGAATTTCGTTTTACAGTTCTACCAACCCCAGGGCACTCTATCGGCGGCGTTTCTATCGTCTTTCCTGATGCCCATCTAGTCTTGACTGGAGATGCTCTATTCCGTGAAACCATCGGACGGACAGACCTTCCTACAGGTAGCACGGAACAACTCCTCCATAGCATTCAGACGCAACTCTTCACCCTTCCTAACTACGATGTCTATCCTGGACATGGTCCAGCTACGACTATCGCTCACGAAAAGACCTTTAATCCCTTTTTCTAA
- a CDS encoding M13 family metallopeptidase, with protein sequence MTRYQDDFYDAINGEWEKTAVIPADKSRTGGFIDLDEEIEKLMLATTDKWLAGEDVPEDAILANFVKYHRMVRDFDKREADGIKPVLPMLKEYQDLESFADFTSKLAEFELAGKPNFLPFGVSPDFMDARTNVLWASAPGTILPDTTYYAEDHPQREELLTLWKESTTNLLKAYDFSDEEIADLLEKRLELDRRIAAVVLSNEESSEYAKLYHPYAYEDFKKFAPALPLDDFFQAVIGQTPDKVIVDEERFWQAAEQFYSEEAWPLLKATLILAVVNLSTSYLTDEIRVLSGAYGRALSGVPEAQDKVKAAYHLAQGPFKQALGLWYAHEKFSPEAKADVEKKVATMIDVYKERLAKNDWLTPETRDKAIVKLNVIKPYIGYPEELPERYKDKVVDETASLFENALAFARVEIKHSWSKWNQPVDYKEWGMPAHMVNAYYNPQKNLIVFPAAILQAPFYDLHQSSSANYGGIGAVIAHEISHAFDTNGASFDENGSLKDWWTESDYAAFKEKTQKVIDQFDGQESYGARINGKLTVSENVADLGGIAAALEAAKREPDFSAEEFFHNFARIWRMKGRPELMKLMASVDVHAPAKLRVNVQVPNFDDFFTTYDVKEGDGMWRSPEDRVIIW encoded by the coding sequence ATGACACGTTATCAAGACGATTTTTATGATGCAATCAATGGTGAATGGGAAAAAACAGCTGTCATTCCAGCTGACAAATCTCGAACAGGTGGTTTTATTGACCTTGACGAGGAAATTGAAAAGTTGATGCTAGCAACTACGGACAAGTGGTTGGCAGGTGAGGATGTTCCAGAGGATGCCATCCTCGCAAACTTTGTTAAGTACCATCGTATGGTACGTGATTTTGACAAGAGAGAAGCTGATGGGATCAAGCCTGTTTTGCCAATGCTCAAGGAATACCAAGATTTGGAGAGCTTTGCAGATTTTACTAGCAAACTGGCAGAGTTCGAACTAGCTGGTAAACCAAACTTCCTTCCATTTGGTGTATCGCCAGACTTTATGGATGCCAGAACCAATGTTCTCTGGGCCAGTGCACCAGGGACGATTTTGCCAGATACGACTTACTACGCTGAAGACCATCCTCAGCGTGAGGAGCTCTTGACTCTTTGGAAGGAAAGTACAACGAATCTACTCAAAGCCTATGATTTTTCAGATGAGGAAATCGCAGACTTATTAGAGAAACGATTGGAATTGGACCGTCGTATCGCAGCTGTGGTGCTTTCTAACGAAGAAAGTTCAGAATATGCCAAACTTTACCATCCATACGCTTATGAAGATTTCAAAAAGTTTGCCCCTGCCCTACCTTTGGATGATTTCTTCCAAGCAGTGATTGGACAGACTCCAGACAAGGTTATCGTAGATGAGGAACGTTTCTGGCAAGCAGCAGAGCAATTCTATAGTGAAGAAGCTTGGCCTTTGCTTAAGGCAACCTTGATATTAGCTGTGGTCAATCTCTCAACAAGCTATCTCACAGACGAGATTCGTGTCTTGTCAGGTGCTTATGGTCGTGCTCTTTCAGGTGTTCCAGAAGCTCAGGACAAGGTCAAGGCAGCCTATCACTTGGCTCAAGGTCCTTTCAAGCAGGCTCTTGGCCTCTGGTATGCGCATGAAAAATTCTCTCCAGAAGCCAAGGCAGACGTAGAGAAAAAAGTAGCGACAATGATTGACGTTTATAAGGAACGCTTGGCTAAGAACGACTGGCTCACTCCTGAAACGCGTGATAAGGCCATTGTCAAACTCAATGTCATCAAGCCTTATATCGGTTATCCAGAGGAATTGCCAGAACGCTACAAGGACAAGGTAGTGGATGAAACTGCCAGTCTCTTTGAGAATGCCCTAGCCTTTGCGCGTGTGGAAATCAAGCACAGCTGGAGCAAGTGGAATCAACCAGTTGACTACAAGGAGTGGGGCATGCCAGCTCATATGGTCAATGCCTACTACAATCCTCAGAAGAACTTGATTGTCTTCCCAGCGGCCATTCTACAGGCTCCATTCTATGACTTGCATCAGTCGTCTTCTGCCAACTACGGTGGTATTGGTGCTGTTATTGCCCATGAAATCTCTCATGCCTTCGACACAAATGGTGCGTCCTTTGATGAAAATGGTAGTCTCAAGGATTGGTGGACAGAAAGCGACTATGCTGCCTTTAAAGAAAAAACGCAGAAAGTTATCGACCAGTTTGATGGGCAAGAATCTTACGGTGCAAGAATCAACGGAAAACTAACTGTATCAGAAAACGTTGCTGACTTGGGCGGGATTGCTGCAGCCCTTGAAGCAGCCAAGAGAGAACCAGACTTCTCAGCTGAAGAATTTTTCCACAACTTTGCTCGTATCTGGCGCATGAAAGGCCGTCCAGAGTTGATGAAACTCATGGCCAGTGTCGACGTGCACGCGCCTGCTAAACTCCGAGTCAATGTTCAAGTGCCAAACTTCGATGACTTCTTTACAACTTACGATGTCAAAGAAGGAGACGGTATGTGGCGTTCACCAGAAGACCGTGTGATTATTTGGTAA